A region from the Triticum aestivum cultivar Chinese Spring chromosome 3D, IWGSC CS RefSeq v2.1, whole genome shotgun sequence genome encodes:
- the LOC123074554 gene encoding signal recognition particle 54 kDa protein 2-like, translated as MVLAQLGRSISRALAQMSNATVIDEKVLGEGLNEISRALLQSDVRKIVNLETLATGTNKRRIIQQVVFTELCNMLDPGKPVFTPKKGKPNVVMFVGLQGQSDSPTNLACLLCLLFYTYY; from the exons ATGGTGCTCGCGCAGCTGGGCAGGAGCATCTCCCGCGCGCTCGCCCAGATGAGCAACGCCACGGTGATCGACGAGAAGGTGCTCGGGGAGGGCCTCAACGAGATCTCCCGCGCGCTCCTCCAGTCCGACGTCCGGAAGATCGTCAACCTCGAGACCCTCGCCACCGGCACCAACAAGCGGCGCATCATACAGCAG GTCGTCTTCACGGAGCTCTGCAACATGCTGGATCCAGGGAAGCCGGTCTTCACCCCCAAGAAGGGCAAGCCCAACGTCGTCATGTTCGTCGGATTGCAGGGCCAGTCTGACTCACCAACCAACCTCGCATGCTTGCTCTGTTTATTGTTCTACACCTATTACTGA